A part of Primulina eburnea isolate SZY01 chromosome 10, ASM2296580v1, whole genome shotgun sequence genomic DNA contains:
- the LOC140803695 gene encoding EG45-like domain containing protein yields MAIERVIILALIAASLISVASAIAGTASYYTVYVPSACYGYQDQGVLVAAANRALYNNGAACGRFYNVRCTGRTNLGVLQPCKDGVVRVKIVDLCPGCVDNQLDLSQEAFSTIADLNAGKILIDYTPA; encoded by the exons ATGGCGATCGAACGAGTTATAATCTTGGCGCTAATCGCCGCTAGTTTAATCTCTGTGGCGTCGGCCATCGCTGGAACTGCGTCATACTACACTGTTTATGTTC CATCTGCATGCTATGGATATCAGGACCAGGGGGTACTGGTAGCAGCTGCTAATAGAGCCCTTTACAACAATGGTGCCGCATGTGGAAGATTCTATAACGTCCGATGCACCGGTCGCACTAACCTAGGTGTACTACAGCCTTGCAAGGACGGTGTAGTCCGGGTTAAAATCGTCGATCTTTGCCCGGGATGCGTCGATAATCAGCTTGACCTTTCTCAAGAAGCTTTCTCTACGATCGCAGACCTCAACGCTGGAAAGATCCTAATCGATTATACCCC GGCATAA